The following nucleotide sequence is from Chaetodon auriga isolate fChaAug3 chromosome 19, fChaAug3.hap1, whole genome shotgun sequence.
TCGATATGAAAATTATTGAAAATtttcagagaaacaaaaacatcaatcaatgaattaatgaatattTAAGAATGTTTATGACTTaatgtcaaaacacacattaatatcCATCTTCGCTGCTCCCAGGTGACACGgacagtaatgtgtgtgtgtacacacctgtatgtacacacacacatgcagtacatgtaCACACGTGTTATAAATACACGAAATAACTCGTTAACACACACCTTGATATCTTGACTAGACTGAAttcaaaaatgtctgaaaatattAACGATCATTTCAGAAGTTTAGTGTCTACGACTTCAAAACCAATATTTCTTGTTAAATGTGTGATTAATAATTGATAACGTGATTAAAAATGATTATACAtgtactgaaaataaaatgtagacacaaaataaatatcaacaaaaaaacacaaacagctgaaataatcttaaaaaaagCATGAAGCTCCGCCCACCTCTGAGAGTACGAATCAGGCTGCAGTCGGGGACGGACCACAGCTTACACAGACCACTCCTGTGGGGGGtgtcatgttagcatgttagcattagcttcacCATTACGTGAGCATGTTAAGATGTGTGTTGCTAGCAGATGCTAATGTTAGAGCTAATGCTACAGTGAGCCGGGCTTGGTACCAGGAGGCGGTGGCCAGCATTTTGGAGTCAGGGCTGAAGTGGCAGAAGCTGATTGGTCGATCATCACCGATCTGACTGCAGAAGTTGTTGAGattctgaagaagaagaagtttgttGTTCAGAGATCACGTCCATGTGGGAGCTGTCCTCACACGTCCTCACacgtcctctgtcctcacacGTCCTCTGTTCAGTGGTTCAGTGTTTTCTAAACAAATGTTCTGTCTTTTTGGTGGTTGATTCATATTGATTTTAAGAATTCATTAAATGTCCTACTTGTCTCTCCAGCcctcaaacagctgcctggacttattttttcttctttactaAATGATTTGACTGTAATTGAGGTCATAGATTTGTTGTCAGTTGAATGATATTGAACCCGTCGGAACATCTTGAATTAATCAATGAACATGAAAGTCTAATTATTGTCCTGTCTCACCCTCAGGCTCTTGTGCAGCTCCTGTTGCCGCATTGTCCTGGTTGCCTCAGCAACATCCCTCTGATCACGTGCAGCCTCAAGACGCCGCATTGCCCTgatggaccaatcacagcaagAGCTTGTGAGActatagctgtgtcccaattcagcggctgcatccttcggaggacccagcctacgcggtccccggaggctgggtcctgcggaggatcctccatcggccgcatcaactatcgctgaatgggacggtctagccttcggagcgttTCCTGATTacgtcacgacgtcataacttcttccctcctaacccgggaaaaacacacgtacggggtgcagagatgcgctCGTACAGCTgctatcgcttgtaagaggagcGAAATGTAGCCTGTTAAACAACTTACAAATtgacctgatgtgaatatcttcacagcttcaatAAGTAACTAGTaattagttgacatgcgagcttgtaccatttgtaagtgaagggttttaataaggctaacagttaactgagctccacatatcaacaggtcgccattgttaataaaaacaatcggtgcgcaaagcatcttgggatatgggaggccgagaaggatagtagcgacgcattctccaaatacagggaaaaggaggacgcatttgtcggctgcatttggaggatccttcgaatttggatgaattgggacagccttcgcgcaaCGTTAggacgtaatcggccttcaaatccatcctccgaaggatgcagccgctgaactgggacacagctAATCAGATCAATCCAACGTCTGACACTGCTGCTCAGTTTGAGACAAGAGACGagaagaaacaagaagaaaaaagtcaagaacaagagagaagaaacaagaagaaacgagaagaaaagagaagaaacaagaagaaacgAGAAGAAACgagaaaagacaagaacaagagagaagaaacaagaagaaacaagaagaaacgagaagagacaagagacagaagtGAAGAGCCATGTTagcttcctctgtgtctgattGGTTAGTTTGTTGCCGACTCACCGTGGCAGAGAGTATTTGGCCAACCAGAGCCGAGCTTCCTTCAAGGAGGCGGAGCCCTCGTGATACCACGTTTGCTGgcactgtgattggtcagacagaaaacaaagtttcTGCTGTTAGTACATTATATTCTGGATTTAACATGTGACCGTTTTccagagctctgattggttcaaactgttgttgtcattttaatgtcagaATTCAGCAATTTGATTTTCACAAAAACGTTCAGGAAACATATTCAAAGGTTTATTTTGAGATACaaaatcaaacaggaagtgcagagcttgggtgtgtgtgtgtgttcgtgcgcGTGCGTGCCGACCTCGTCATGTGACCTCTTGGCCCTCTCATCATCTCTCCTGGACTTCTTCAGAGCGTCAGGGCCGACCACAGACAGAACGCTCCTCAGCCTGACGTCAAACACCAGAGCAAAGCGTTCTGATCACATTCAACATGAAAGATATTTGTTATTGATCGACTCATCGAGTCCATCGGTGGGTCATTTTCCCCTCAGTAATGACTGCAGACACAGCcagcttctgtctctctgcctgtctgtctgtctgtccacctgcccGCGAAACCGCTGAAACGAGGGTCTCACCTGCTCctgaggaggctgcaggcagGTGGACCTAATAAACTGGACTCTGTTTCACGTCGACAGACAAACTTTCAGATGCAGATTTTCTGGAacaaaacaagttttttttctgttaagtGAAAGAAATTTGAAAATTATGTCCAAACTATTAATTAATCTCCAAAAGACTTTCTGGCATTGCTGATTGGTTGTTGAGTTTCTGAAGCATCTTAAATCTCTTCTTCAAGTACCTCTCACGGCGGTCAGCTGGTCCCTCTCCGAACAACGTGATTGGCTCTCCCAGCGCTCGGAGGCCGGCCTTCACCTCAGCGTCGTCGGTGGAGACGGTGATCTGTCGCGCTCGTCTGCGCCGCTCAAACGCAGCGAGCGCTTCCTGCTGCCGCTCGCTGACccgctcctccagctccagagtcTCTCCTGCACAGCATCATGGGAAAAGagtgtcacacaaacaaacaaacaaacaaacaaacacacacgtctaCCTGTAGATTACAACATGAGACCCACCTGAAGAGATGTTGATGTTTCCCGCCTCGATCCCTGCCTTCACCGCATCACTTCCTGGCGCCGTGCTGCTCGCCGCTTCTGAACTCAAACGCTCACGCTCTTTTTCCTCCAGGCTTCCGTAGAAAACACGACTCTTCTTCACAGCCGGAGCGGTGTCCTCGTCGTCTGACATTTTAGTTCAGTTCTTCTTCCACCAAAGGCTGCTGGGAAACTACGATCAGACAGAACTTATTTAAACCTCGTCCCCCAACCTCGGAAACCACGGAAATCACGCCGAGAGAAAATGACGAAGGCGGAGAGAAAAACTAAATGATGAAGAGAGAAATGTAGATATTATGAAAGATAGAAAGAAAGTGGAGGAAAGATTTGacagaaaagagtaaaaaacaatataaatgacCAAAAGTGAGGCATTTCGATGTTACTAGAAAATAAGtatgatttaaagaaaaaataaaaacacaaacagtatgATAACCCAGAGTTTTATgatgaaaactgaaagaaacagaccaaaaaaacccccaacacatttcccataaaaTATCCTCAGAATGACTCAAACACTCATCTTCTATGATTTCTGTAATATTTCAGTCAATATTTTTCCTTAAAGCCACAAACTTCCCTCCGCTGAGCTTCTATCAGCTGTTCCCAGGACAATCCTTTGAACATTGAAGATTTTGTTCTTTAAGAAAACCGACAGAATCACTGTGAGAAGTTTAGTCTGATCCTTGAGGAACTTGGATAAAAATTTTAGACGATTTTCCTTAGgatgaggataaaaaaaaaaaaaaaagatttggtCAGATTttaaagaggaaagagaaataaaaagcgAATACGACAAAACGAGCAACacacagctaatgttagcattagcattagcatcaaaaAAGACAACGTCACGCATCAAGTCACCCACATTTAGCCGAAACGCCGCAGGTTTGATTGAAAGATGTGAAACTGCTCACCTCTAAATGTCAActttaaaacacttttcatATAAAACTTACATACGAAAAACAACGACGTGATCTCTTTTCGAAGCGGCGTGACTCGGACCCGGACGTAAACGCGTTATCAACTTCCGGATCAAAGGTTGTTCTTCTGGAAACTGAGAGAGTggcaacagcagacacacacaggaggccAGAAAACCCGCgcaaacacagcaacaacataCCTGTCAGGTAACGTTATCACAGCAATTGAGAGTATCGTTTGAAGTGGGAAGAACGTTCGTCCGTTTCCGGGTAAATTCAATGTTTTCAGACGGTCGAGTCGACGttagcaggttagcttagcttctcAAACAGCACTGAACTCAGGACTTCATGCTGTTCTGAAAGTTCACTTCTGCTATTTGTTTATGTTTCCACAACTTATTATTCGACACATTTTTATTGACCAGCTCATTAAAGGCATGACGTGGACGCTGAAAATGATCGAATATCAGACCCATAATGCTTTGACAACAAGAAGTCACCTGATTTGTGGTCAGTTAGCAAACTCTGATAtttgatgtttgtgtctgttctaAATAAAGTGACAGAAGAAAATCAGAAGATGTTGAGGAGGAAACCGACTCGTCTGGAGCTGAAGATCGACGACACCGAGGAGTTCGAGAGCGTCaagaaggagctggaggtggagatcAGTATCAGTATCAATCAGTTCTATAGATTAATATCAGCACTGTcagtcaccccccccccccccccccccccacacacacacacacacaccaccaccaccaccattagTAGAGTCATCGATTAGTAGATCA
It contains:
- the prpf4 gene encoding U4/U6 small nuclear ribonucleoprotein Prp4 — translated: MSDDEDTAPAVKKSRVFYGSLEEKERERLSSEAASSTAPGSDAVKAGIEAGNINISSGETLELEERVSERQQEALAAFERRRRARQITVSTDDAEVKAGLRALGEPITLFGEGPADRRERLRSVLSVVGPDALKKSRRDDERAKRSHDECQQTWYHEGSASLKEARLWLAKYSLPRAMRRLEAARDQRDVAEATRTMRQQELHKSLRNLNNFCSQIGDDRPISFCHFSPDSKMLATASWSGLCKLWSVPDCSLIRTLRGHNTNVGAVVFRPQAGVSLDQSDVSLASCAADGSVKLWNLESDEPVADIEGHSERVSRVAWHPSGRFLGTTSYDNSWRLWDLEVQEEILHQEGHSKGVHDLHFHPDGSLAATGGLDAFGRVWDLRTGRCVVFLEGHLKEIYSLHFSPNGYHLATGSGDNTCKVWELRNRKCLYTVPAHQNLLSAVRFQPTDGHFLLTGAYDNTAKVWSHPGWTPLKTLAGHEGKVMGVDVSPDGKLIATSSYDRTFKLWLSE